One Tunturibacter gelidoferens genomic region harbors:
- a CDS encoding MFS transporter produces MGQTSTIATPLSAPSSSQTLLRVLTAASFCHLLNDMVQSLLPSIYPILKSSFHLNFTQIGILTLTFQITASLLQPIIGHLGDRTPRPFALPIGMTFTLAGLLLLAVAPTFGWLIFAASFVGIGSAIFHPESSRIARMASGGRHGFAQSFFQVGGNAGSAIGPLLAAFIVLPRGQIGMAWFAIPALLAICILIWVGRWYRTTHTNAPANQRQEATPHTHLSRGKVIGAIAVLIALIFSKYFYLASLTSYYTFYLISRFQVSVRTSQELLFLFLAAVAAGTLIGGPVGDRYGRKYVIWVSILGVLPFTLILPHANLLWTAILSVIIGFVLASAFSAILVYAQELVPGRVGMISGLFFGFAFGMGGIGAAVLGKVADATSIIHVYQLCAYLPAIGLLTWLLPNLEPARKR; encoded by the coding sequence ATGGGTCAGACCTCCACCATAGCCACCCCACTCTCCGCACCCTCCTCCTCGCAGACCCTGCTGCGCGTCCTCACCGCCGCCAGCTTCTGCCATCTCCTCAACGACATGGTGCAGTCCCTGCTGCCCTCCATCTACCCCATCCTCAAGAGCTCCTTCCATCTCAACTTCACCCAGATCGGCATCCTCACCCTCACCTTCCAGATCACCGCCTCCCTCCTTCAGCCCATCATCGGCCATCTGGGAGACCGCACTCCCCGCCCCTTCGCTCTGCCCATCGGCATGACCTTCACCCTCGCCGGCCTGCTCCTCCTCGCCGTGGCACCCACCTTCGGATGGCTCATCTTTGCGGCCTCCTTTGTCGGCATCGGCTCCGCCATCTTCCACCCCGAGTCCTCCCGCATCGCCCGCATGGCATCCGGCGGACGCCACGGCTTCGCGCAGTCCTTCTTCCAGGTCGGCGGAAACGCCGGCTCCGCCATCGGCCCACTCCTCGCAGCCTTCATCGTCCTGCCTCGCGGACAGATCGGCATGGCCTGGTTCGCCATCCCCGCCCTCCTCGCCATCTGCATCCTCATCTGGGTTGGCCGCTGGTATCGCACCACTCACACCAACGCCCCCGCCAACCAGCGCCAAGAAGCCACGCCCCACACCCATCTCTCCCGCGGCAAAGTCATCGGAGCCATCGCAGTCCTCATCGCACTCATCTTTTCGAAGTACTTCTACCTCGCCAGCCTCACCAGCTACTACACCTTCTACCTCATCAGCCGCTTCCAGGTCTCCGTCCGCACCTCGCAGGAGCTGCTCTTCCTCTTCCTCGCCGCAGTCGCCGCCGGAACCCTCATCGGCGGACCCGTAGGCGACCGCTACGGCCGCAAGTACGTCATCTGGGTCAGCATTCTCGGCGTCCTGCCCTTCACCCTCATCCTGCCCCACGCCAATCTGCTCTGGACCGCCATCCTTAGCGTCATCATCGGCTTCGTCCTTGCCTCTGCCTTCTCCGCCATCCTCGTCTACGCGCAGGAGCTCGTCCCCGGCCGTGTCGGCATGATCTCCGGCCTCTTCTTCGGCTTCGCCTTCGGCATGGGAGGCATCGGCGCCGCCGTCCTCGGCAAAGTAGCCGACGCCACCAGCATCATCCATGTCTACCAGCTCTGCGCCTACCTGCCCGCCATCGGCCTCCTCACGTGGCTCCTCCCCAATCTGGAGCCAGCCAGAAAGCGCTAA
- a CDS encoding sodium:solute symporter family protein, with translation MNLSIIDWLIMLVYFVFVLGIGFALKRYMRTSNDFFLAGRSIPAWVCGLAFISANLGAQEVIGMGASGAKYGIITSHFYWIGAIPAMVFVGIFMMPFYYGSKARSVPEYLRMRFDEKTRAVNAFSFAIMTVLSSGISMYAMALLIQTLGLLHGVIPDAYVFHVSVFLSAIIVLGYIFLGGLTSAIYNEVLQFFLIVAGFAPLVWIGLRNVGGWQGIKHTLPATMTHSWRGMAHASTNTLGVEWVGLAMGLGFVLSFGYWCTDFLVIQRAMAADSEVSARRVPLIAAIPKMFFPFLVILPGLIAVTVTSHMAGAGTPASIQRLGAPSLAAPSPSVGSTNIPLDEAHPHGIIPQKTDPVSGQPVLDSHGNPVYNYDLAIPVMLLHFFPTGILGLGLTALLASFMSGMAGNVTAFNTVWTYDIYQAYINKKGTDAHYLWMGRMATIGGVALSVGAAYLVTNFNNIMDALQLVFSIVNAPLFATFLLGMFWKRTTGHGAFTGLLAGTGAALVHHGLTLPADAAPGIHGGWIAILHHYPSDMAQNFWTAIFAFTVNLLVTSAVSLATAPRPESELVGLVYSLTPKPIDTHLSWYQKPATLGIVVLAMLIVLNLVFA, from the coding sequence GTGAATCTCTCTATCATCGACTGGCTCATCATGCTGGTCTACTTCGTCTTCGTTCTGGGCATCGGCTTCGCCCTCAAGCGATACATGCGCACCTCGAACGACTTCTTCCTCGCCGGCCGCTCCATCCCTGCCTGGGTCTGCGGCCTCGCCTTCATCTCCGCCAACCTCGGCGCCCAGGAGGTCATCGGCATGGGCGCCTCAGGCGCCAAGTACGGCATCATCACCAGCCACTTCTACTGGATCGGCGCCATCCCGGCCATGGTCTTCGTCGGCATCTTCATGATGCCCTTCTACTACGGGTCTAAAGCGAGATCGGTGCCCGAATACCTCCGCATGCGTTTCGACGAGAAGACCCGCGCCGTCAACGCTTTCTCCTTCGCCATCATGACCGTGCTCTCCTCCGGCATCTCCATGTACGCCATGGCGCTTTTGATCCAGACCCTCGGCCTCCTCCACGGCGTCATCCCCGACGCCTACGTCTTTCACGTCTCAGTCTTCCTATCGGCAATTATCGTGCTGGGCTATATCTTTCTTGGCGGACTCACCAGCGCCATCTACAACGAAGTTCTCCAGTTCTTCCTCATCGTCGCCGGCTTCGCCCCTCTGGTCTGGATCGGCCTCCGCAACGTAGGCGGCTGGCAGGGAATCAAGCACACCCTTCCTGCCACCATGACCCACTCCTGGCGCGGCATGGCCCACGCCTCCACCAACACCCTCGGCGTCGAGTGGGTCGGTCTCGCCATGGGACTCGGCTTCGTCCTCTCCTTCGGCTACTGGTGCACCGACTTCCTGGTCATCCAGCGCGCCATGGCAGCCGACTCCGAGGTCTCCGCCCGCCGCGTCCCCCTCATCGCCGCCATCCCCAAGATGTTCTTCCCTTTCCTGGTCATCCTCCCCGGCCTCATCGCCGTCACGGTCACCAGCCACATGGCTGGAGCTGGAACTCCGGCATCCATCCAACGCTTGGGTGCCCCATCCTTGGCAGCCCCGTCGCCAAGTGTGGGATCCACAAATATCCCCCTCGACGAAGCCCATCCCCACGGCATCATCCCCCAAAAGACCGACCCCGTCAGCGGCCAGCCCGTCCTCGACAGCCACGGCAACCCCGTCTATAACTACGACCTCGCCATCCCCGTCATGCTCCTCCACTTCTTCCCAACCGGAATCCTCGGGCTCGGCCTCACCGCCCTCCTCGCCAGCTTTATGTCCGGCATGGCCGGCAACGTCACCGCGTTCAATACCGTCTGGACCTACGACATCTACCAGGCCTACATCAACAAAAAGGGAACCGACGCCCACTACCTCTGGATGGGTCGCATGGCCACCATAGGAGGCGTCGCCCTCTCCGTCGGCGCGGCCTACCTCGTCACCAACTTCAACAACATCATGGACGCGCTCCAGCTCGTCTTCTCCATCGTCAACGCGCCCCTCTTCGCCACCTTCCTCCTCGGCATGTTCTGGAAGCGGACCACAGGCCACGGCGCATTTACAGGTTTGCTAGCCGGCACCGGCGCCGCCCTCGTCCACCACGGCCTCACCCTCCCCGCAGACGCGGCCCCCGGCATCCACGGCGGCTGGATCGCCATCCTCCACCACTACCCCAGCGACATGGCGCAGAACTTCTGGACCGCCATCTTCGCCTTCACCGTCAACCTGCTCGTCACCAGCGCCGTCTCACTCGCCACCGCCCCACGCCCCGAGTCCGAGCTCGTAGGCCTGGTCTACTCCCTCACCCCCAAGCCCATCGACACCCACCTCAGCTGGTACCAGAAGCCCGCTACCCTCGGCATCGTCGTCCTGGCCATGCTCATCGTCCTCAACCTCGTCTTCGCCTAA
- a CDS encoding response regulator, with translation MPATLLLIDDNAVQAATRQTILKRAGYFVIAALSPSRALEQIQGGEFPAEIRLVITDHVMPGMNGADFVRALRQTNPSVPVLVISGLEEAEEQYEGLNVTFRMKPLLPDHLLATVHGLVRDGKRDSDLLPQ, from the coding sequence ATGCCGGCCACCCTTCTTCTTATTGACGACAATGCTGTACAGGCCGCAACTCGACAGACGATTTTGAAACGGGCCGGGTACTTTGTGATTGCGGCGCTGAGCCCTTCACGGGCACTGGAGCAGATTCAGGGTGGCGAGTTCCCTGCAGAGATACGGTTGGTGATTACCGACCACGTAATGCCGGGAATGAACGGGGCGGATTTTGTGCGGGCTCTGCGCCAGACGAACCCCTCGGTGCCGGTGCTGGTGATCAGCGGGCTGGAAGAGGCGGAGGAGCAGTATGAGGGTTTGAACGTGACCTTTCGGATGAAGCCGCTGCTGCCGGATCATCTGTTGGCGACAGTTCACGGCCTGGTCCGGGATGGGAAGCGCGACTCCGACCTGCTGCCGCAATAG
- a CDS encoding heme lyase CcmF/NrfE family subunit, with the protein MRLHPMPEFGSFTLLLALALSAYTLVMGGIALWRTRGMAAGVDGGAGRLGETARRAGISSFVALSCAAFALVWASFTNDYSVSYILHHTNRDLNAAYKFSALWSGQEGSLLLWAWLLSAYGFVLRIRHKVDVRLSAFASTILAGIQVFFLLLLNFAAPPFAIQPGPVATDGFGLNPLLQYPEMVIHPPMLYLGYVGFSVPFAFALGALMMRYPGEKWIHITRRWTMVTWLFLTCGIFLGAHWAYSVLGWGGYWGWDPVENASLMPWLTGTAFLHSVMMQEKRGMMKSWNVWLIFSTFMLTILGTLLTRSGIVSSVHAFAQSSIGDWFYGFILIVFAVCLFTFFKQRDHLKSENRLESLVSRESSFLFNNLILLAACFTVLWGTLFPVLSEYVQGTKVTMGAPFYNRVNLPIGLFLLFLTGIGPLLAWRSTSLRSIRRNFILPSIAMGVALVVLLGVGVRPWQAGDDWQATLFSLVTFTLAAGVITAIGAEFLRGANVVATQTGKNLLASTVLLVRRNTRRYGGYVVHFGIVVMFIGIAGGAFNQSHEQEMGFGDTLKLGPYRLVCKSYTQDSNRNYDTEYALMDVFRGSKKITQLAPEKRFYIASQTSSTMVALHSTLASDLYVIYEGKNPDTDRPIIKVFLNPLMNWIWIGVLIVVGGTFLALVPNLARTAARVAAETPVIEAEVHHV; encoded by the coding sequence ATGCGACTACATCCTATGCCGGAGTTTGGTAGTTTTACGCTTCTGCTGGCTCTGGCACTGAGCGCCTACACACTGGTGATGGGTGGGATTGCTTTGTGGCGTACGCGCGGGATGGCGGCGGGCGTCGATGGCGGTGCGGGGCGGCTGGGGGAGACGGCGCGGCGGGCGGGGATCTCGAGTTTTGTGGCTCTGAGTTGCGCGGCGTTTGCGCTGGTGTGGGCTTCGTTTACGAACGACTACTCGGTTTCGTACATTCTGCACCATACCAATCGGGATTTGAATGCGGCTTATAAGTTCTCTGCGCTGTGGTCGGGGCAGGAGGGGTCGCTGCTGCTGTGGGCGTGGCTGCTGAGTGCGTATGGATTTGTTCTGCGGATACGGCACAAGGTGGATGTGCGGCTGTCGGCGTTTGCTTCGACGATTCTGGCTGGGATTCAGGTCTTCTTTCTGCTGCTGCTGAACTTTGCGGCTCCCCCGTTTGCGATTCAGCCGGGGCCGGTTGCTACGGATGGGTTTGGGTTGAATCCGCTGCTGCAGTATCCGGAGATGGTGATTCATCCTCCGATGCTTTACCTCGGGTATGTGGGGTTCTCGGTGCCGTTTGCGTTTGCGCTGGGTGCGCTGATGATGCGGTATCCGGGGGAGAAGTGGATTCACATTACGCGGCGCTGGACGATGGTGACGTGGTTGTTTTTGACGTGCGGGATCTTTCTGGGCGCACACTGGGCCTATAGCGTGCTGGGGTGGGGTGGGTATTGGGGCTGGGATCCGGTGGAGAACGCGAGCCTGATGCCGTGGCTGACGGGGACGGCGTTTCTGCACTCGGTGATGATGCAGGAGAAGCGCGGGATGATGAAGAGCTGGAATGTGTGGCTGATCTTCTCGACGTTCATGCTGACGATTCTGGGGACGCTGCTGACGCGGTCGGGGATTGTGAGCTCGGTGCATGCGTTTGCGCAGAGTTCGATTGGGGATTGGTTCTATGGGTTCATCCTGATTGTGTTTGCGGTTTGTTTGTTTACGTTCTTCAAGCAGCGGGATCATTTGAAGAGCGAGAACAGGCTGGAGTCGCTGGTGAGCCGCGAGTCGAGTTTCCTGTTCAACAATCTGATTCTGTTGGCGGCTTGTTTTACGGTGCTGTGGGGGACGCTGTTTCCTGTGCTGAGCGAGTATGTGCAGGGCACGAAGGTCACGATGGGTGCGCCGTTTTATAACCGCGTGAATCTGCCGATTGGATTGTTTCTGCTGTTTCTGACGGGGATTGGGCCGCTGCTGGCGTGGCGTTCTACTTCGCTGCGGTCGATTCGACGGAATTTTATTTTGCCTTCGATCGCGATGGGTGTGGCGTTGGTGGTTTTGCTTGGCGTGGGCGTGAGGCCGTGGCAGGCTGGCGATGATTGGCAGGCTACGCTGTTTTCGCTGGTGACGTTTACGCTGGCGGCTGGGGTGATCACGGCGATTGGGGCGGAGTTTCTGCGTGGAGCGAATGTAGTGGCGACGCAGACGGGTAAGAATCTGCTGGCTTCTACTGTGTTGCTGGTGCGAAGGAATACGCGGCGGTATGGCGGGTATGTTGTTCACTTCGGCATCGTGGTGATGTTCATCGGAATTGCCGGCGGAGCGTTCAACCAGTCGCATGAGCAGGAGATGGGCTTTGGCGATACGTTGAAGTTGGGACCGTACCGGCTGGTGTGTAAGAGCTATACGCAGGACAGCAACCGCAACTACGACACGGAGTATGCGTTGATGGATGTCTTCCGCGGGAGTAAGAAGATTACGCAGCTTGCTCCGGAGAAGCGGTTCTACATTGCGAGTCAGACTTCGTCGACGATGGTGGCGCTGCACTCTACGCTGGCCAGCGATCTGTATGTGATCTATGAGGGGAAGAATCCTGATACCGATCGTCCGATCATCAAGGTGTTTTTGAATCCGCTGATGAACTGGATATGGATTGGGGTTTTGATTGTGGTGGGGGGGACGTTTTTGGCGCTGGTGCCTAACCTTGCTCGGACTGCCGCGCGGGTTGCGGCAGAGACGCCGGTTATTGAGGCTGAGGTTCATCATGTTTGA
- a CDS encoding cytochrome c-type biogenesis protein CcmH — MFEGLRQRLSCRTGPLRVGRPLRDLFTPLGAAPVGRFRRFAGAGLVCLLAVVMLGATPDSRFQKMGHEMICTCGCGQVLLECNHVGCPVSPVMISELHSGIDGGGTDTSIFNWFETKYGATVLAAPIRGGFDNVAWIAPMAVFLLATIGTGFLVKMWSARSARSAQRRAVSAAGTVMGGDAVRERIRRETEY; from the coding sequence ATGTTTGAGGGATTGAGGCAAAGGCTGTCCTGCCGGACGGGCCCACTGCGCGTGGGGCGGCCACTTCGTGACTTGTTTACCCCTTTGGGTGCGGCTCCCGTTGGTCGCTTTCGACGCTTTGCTGGTGCTGGGCTGGTTTGTTTGCTGGCGGTGGTGATGCTGGGGGCTACGCCTGATTCGCGGTTCCAGAAGATGGGGCACGAGATGATCTGCACTTGCGGATGCGGGCAGGTGCTGCTGGAGTGCAATCACGTGGGTTGCCCGGTTTCTCCGGTGATGATTAGCGAGTTGCATTCGGGGATCGATGGTGGGGGGACCGATACCTCGATCTTCAACTGGTTCGAGACTAAGTATGGGGCGACAGTGCTGGCGGCTCCGATTCGCGGGGGATTTGATAACGTCGCCTGGATTGCGCCGATGGCGGTGTTTCTGCTTGCGACGATTGGGACGGGATTTCTGGTGAAGATGTGGTCGGCGCGGTCGGCGCGGTCGGCGCAGCGTCGGGCTGTGAGTGCGGCGGGGACTGTGATGGGTGGCGATGCTGTGCGCGAGCGGATTCGGCGCGAGACGGAGTACTGA
- a CDS encoding carboxypeptidase regulatory-like domain-containing protein: MVRFFSSSLRRVVVAAAVMVAAFSSVAVADSITGTVTNKTTNKPAAGDDVVLIRLQQGMQEATRTKTDAKGRFTLDVPANEGQAIHLVRVTHDKANYFRPAPPGTQSVEVDVYNAAAKVKGVSSEADVMRLQTDESGKSLHVVENFFVKNESSPPLTQFSDRPFEFYLPEGAVVEGSAALSPGGMPVQASPVPLGEPNHYAFIFPIRPGETRFQITYKLPYSGSLKFSPRVMMPTDTIAVMMPKSMTFKPGPSAPYTPVTEETTAQTYVARSVAPSQTLDFTVSGTGQMPRDTSAAATAGEGGAEAGATAQPGAGGATSAAASDTRPGGGLGTPLDPEGTNDPWAKYKWWILGGLGLVLAVGAGVMLKNGPAAAASPVGAGPAAPGSLLAAMKEELFALETDRLQGRLTESEYVEQKAALEVVLRRALARGGPGGDRGLDTSNVAGPVV, translated from the coding sequence ATGGTGAGATTTTTTTCTTCTTCCCTTCGACGTGTTGTTGTGGCTGCTGCTGTGATGGTGGCGGCGTTTTCCAGCGTTGCAGTTGCCGATTCGATCACCGGCACGGTTACAAATAAGACGACGAACAAGCCTGCGGCTGGCGATGACGTGGTGTTGATTCGTCTGCAGCAGGGTATGCAGGAGGCGACGCGGACCAAGACGGACGCGAAGGGACGCTTCACGCTGGATGTGCCGGCGAACGAGGGTCAGGCGATTCACCTGGTGCGGGTGACGCATGATAAGGCGAATTATTTTCGGCCGGCGCCGCCGGGGACGCAGTCGGTTGAGGTGGATGTTTATAACGCTGCGGCGAAGGTGAAGGGTGTGAGCAGCGAGGCGGACGTGATGCGGCTGCAGACGGATGAGAGCGGGAAGTCGCTGCATGTGGTTGAGAATTTTTTTGTGAAGAATGAGTCGAGTCCGCCGTTGACGCAGTTCAGCGACAGGCCGTTTGAGTTTTATCTGCCGGAGGGTGCGGTGGTGGAGGGGTCGGCGGCGCTGTCTCCCGGTGGGATGCCGGTGCAGGCCTCGCCGGTGCCGCTGGGCGAGCCGAATCACTATGCGTTCATCTTTCCGATTCGTCCGGGAGAGACGCGGTTTCAGATCACGTACAAGCTGCCGTACAGCGGGAGCCTGAAGTTTTCTCCGCGGGTGATGATGCCGACGGACACGATCGCCGTGATGATGCCGAAGAGCATGACGTTCAAGCCGGGGCCTTCTGCACCGTATACGCCGGTGACCGAAGAGACGACGGCGCAGACTTATGTGGCGCGAAGTGTGGCTCCTTCACAGACGCTGGATTTTACTGTGTCGGGTACCGGGCAGATGCCGCGAGATACGAGCGCCGCTGCGACGGCTGGAGAGGGTGGCGCGGAGGCGGGTGCTACAGCGCAGCCTGGTGCGGGCGGTGCGACAAGTGCGGCGGCCAGCGATACGAGGCCGGGTGGTGGGCTGGGGACTCCGCTTGATCCTGAGGGAACGAACGATCCGTGGGCGAAGTACAAGTGGTGGATTCTGGGTGGGCTTGGGCTGGTGCTGGCGGTGGGTGCGGGGGTGATGTTGAAGAACGGGCCGGCGGCTGCGGCGAGTCCGGTCGGCGCGGGGCCAGCGGCTCCTGGTTCCCTGCTGGCAGCGATGAAGGAAGAGCTGTTTGCGCTTGAGACTGATAGGCTGCAGGGCAGATTGACTGAGAGCGAGTATGTTGAGCAGAAGGCTGCGCTTGAGGTGGTGTTGCGACGGGCACTGGCTCGCGGCGGCCCGGGAGGCGATCGGGGTTTAGATACGTCTAATGTGGCGGGACCCGTGGTTTGA
- a CDS encoding zinc metalloprotease HtpX produces the protein MNTFKSTLLLVLLTVFLILIGDRVGGRNGMVLAFVLSVAFNFGTYFFSDKIALKMYNAQSVTREQLPRAYAAVERLTAKQGLPMPKIYVLPTESPNAFATGRNPQHASVAVTHGILQLLDDEELEGVLAHELGHVRNRDILTSSIAATLAGAITMVARMGYYASLFGGGGGRDRRGGGGLQALLMIIVAPIAASLIQLWISRTREFEADATGAATTGNPYALARALQKLEDYSKRIPMQASPSNAHLFIVAPLLGSGGIGNLFSTHPPMKERIQRLIGRDHI, from the coding sequence ATGAACACGTTCAAGTCGACGTTGCTTCTGGTATTGCTGACGGTGTTTTTGATTTTGATTGGGGATCGCGTTGGCGGGCGAAATGGAATGGTGCTTGCGTTCGTCCTGTCGGTTGCCTTCAACTTTGGGACGTACTTCTTCTCGGACAAGATAGCGTTGAAGATGTACAACGCGCAGTCGGTGACGCGGGAGCAGTTGCCGCGAGCGTATGCGGCGGTGGAGAGGCTGACGGCGAAGCAGGGGCTGCCAATGCCGAAGATTTATGTGCTGCCGACGGAGTCTCCAAATGCTTTTGCTACGGGGCGGAATCCGCAACATGCTTCGGTGGCGGTTACGCATGGGATCTTGCAGCTGCTCGATGACGAGGAGCTGGAAGGTGTACTGGCGCATGAGCTGGGGCATGTTAGGAACCGGGATATTCTGACCAGCTCGATTGCCGCGACGCTGGCGGGAGCGATCACGATGGTCGCGCGGATGGGATACTACGCCTCGTTGTTTGGCGGTGGTGGTGGGAGAGACAGACGCGGCGGTGGCGGGTTGCAGGCTTTGTTGATGATTATCGTTGCACCGATTGCGGCTTCGCTGATTCAGCTCTGGATCTCGCGGACGCGGGAGTTTGAGGCTGATGCTACGGGGGCGGCGACGACGGGGAATCCGTATGCTCTGGCGCGGGCGCTGCAGAAGCTGGAGGACTATTCGAAGAGGATTCCGATGCAGGCTTCGCCGTCGAATGCGCATCTGTTTATTGTTGCTCCTCTGCTGGGGAGCGGCGGGATTGGAAATCTTTTCTCTACGCATCCTCCTATGAAGGAACGGATTCAACGGCTGATTGGAAGGGACCACATTTAG
- a CDS encoding DUF4149 domain-containing protein codes for MQILLRALRLFAMVAWVGGLGFFAFVVAPVAFHSLPSAHEAGMVVGGTLRVLHWIGLVGGAIFYVATGLLWLRAGVTARMEFAIEMILTGLMMAGTFYSQFKILPAMEVDRALAGGAVETAPAGNVGRVDFERLHVLSERLEGFVFFCGLGVVFVLSRESQ; via the coding sequence ATGCAGATTTTGCTGCGGGCTCTGCGGTTGTTTGCGATGGTGGCGTGGGTTGGTGGGCTTGGATTTTTCGCGTTTGTGGTGGCACCGGTGGCTTTTCATAGTCTGCCGAGTGCGCACGAAGCGGGAATGGTGGTGGGCGGAACGCTGCGGGTGCTGCACTGGATCGGGCTGGTGGGCGGCGCGATCTTTTATGTGGCGACGGGGCTTTTGTGGCTGCGGGCCGGGGTGACGGCGAGGATGGAGTTTGCCATCGAGATGATTCTTACCGGGCTGATGATGGCGGGAACATTTTATTCGCAGTTCAAGATACTGCCGGCGATGGAGGTGGACAGGGCGCTGGCGGGTGGGGCGGTGGAGACGGCTCCGGCGGGGAACGTGGGGCGCGTGGACTTTGAGCGGCTGCATGTGTTGTCGGAGAGGCTGGAGGGGTTCGTCTTTTTTTGCGGGTTGGGTGTGGTGTTTGTGCTGTCTCGTGAGTCGCAGTAG
- a CDS encoding ZIP family metal transporter, with the protein MSALWLSLTLGLVAGLADYLGGFLLVRQSPSARALRYFVALGAGFMLAAAVLEMIPEGLRVNARFAPLLILAGYCGVHLLEHSLVPHFHFGEETHHHEFLSAKTSYSVLLGLATHTFFDGVAIGSGFVLSHWLGWILFFAVFLHKIPEGFTMASVMLAGGRGPAAALNSALFLGAMTVLGVLVINLEPDWVRVGLPLSAGVTIYVAATDLVPEVNREPGLRMALVFFVGVVVFFILRLLGPG; encoded by the coding sequence GTGTCGGCGCTGTGGTTGAGCCTGACACTGGGGCTGGTGGCGGGACTGGCAGATTATCTGGGTGGATTTTTGTTGGTTCGGCAGTCGCCTTCGGCGCGGGCTTTGCGCTACTTTGTCGCGCTGGGTGCGGGTTTTATGCTGGCGGCGGCGGTGCTGGAGATGATCCCGGAGGGGCTGCGGGTGAATGCGCGGTTCGCTCCGCTGTTGATTCTGGCGGGGTACTGCGGGGTGCATCTGCTGGAACATTCGCTGGTGCCTCACTTTCACTTTGGGGAGGAGACGCACCACCACGAGTTTCTTTCTGCGAAGACGAGCTACTCGGTTCTGCTGGGATTGGCGACGCACACTTTTTTTGATGGAGTGGCGATTGGGTCGGGGTTTGTGCTGTCGCATTGGCTGGGGTGGATTCTGTTCTTCGCGGTGTTCCTGCATAAGATTCCCGAGGGTTTTACGATGGCGAGCGTGATGCTGGCCGGTGGTCGAGGGCCGGCGGCGGCGTTGAACTCGGCTCTATTTCTGGGGGCGATGACTGTGCTGGGCGTGCTCGTGATTAATCTCGAGCCTGACTGGGTGCGGGTGGGGCTGCCGCTGTCGGCCGGAGTGACGATCTACGTTGCGGCTACCGATCTGGTGCCGGAAGTGAACCGGGAGCCGGGTTTGCGGATGGCGCTGGTCTTCTTTGTTGGGGTGGTGGTGTTTTTTATTCTGCGGCTGCTGGGGCCTGGATAG